The sequence TTACCCATCTTCTCCAGAACTGGTCCGTCATGCTCCGCGCCAAGTCCCAATCCGTCCTACAGACACTTGAACTCGCGTTCATACTCTTAGTTGGTTGCACAACACCGTTCGAGCTTAACATCAAGAAATGATTAGGTGTCAACGCCTCGTCATCCTTCGTGTCCAACGAAACAAACGTTAAAGGCCGAGAGTTAACTATTGCTTGAGCTTCCTTTAGAACCGTAAGGAGGGTTTCATCATTGGGTGATTTTGAAAGCATCATAGATTCTAAAGCCAATTTAACGGAACGTACCAACCTCTCCCACACCCCACCCATATGAGGCGCGGCCGGAGGATTAAACTTCCATTTGGTGTAACAGTTAGTAAACGTATTCGCCAAGTCTCCGTTGTTAATTTGCGTTTGCAACTCACGGCTAGCTCCGACGAAGTTACTTCCGTTGGCGGAGTATATTTCTTGAGGTGCTCCTCGTATCGCTATAAATCTTCTTATAGCCATCTTGCATGATTCAGTAGATAGAGAATGGGTCACTTCAAGATGCACAGCTCGTATCACAAGGCAAGTAAAGAGCGCGACCCAGCGCTTCTCTAATCGCCTTCCAACTTTTACCGTTAGTGGTCCGAAGTAATCGATACCGACAAACTGGAACGGTCGGCAAAAGCTTTCCAGTCTAGCCGCCGGAAGCGGTGCCATTTTAGGAATAACCGGAGATGCAGTTTTGAACCTACAGTAAAAGCAGTCTCGCTTGACTTTATCGACCAAAGACCTCACATTAGGGATGTGAAATTTTTGTTTGAGTTCATTCACGACAGTCTCGCGATTTGCGTGTAAGTATCTTCGATGATACCATTCTACAACCAAATACGTGATGCAGTGCTCTTTCGGTAGTATTATCGTATTTTTCGCATCGTACGACAAATAGTAGGCTGCTCCACTTCGTCCTTCTGAACGTAACAAACCGTCATCATCCAAAAACGGTGATAGTTTAAATAGTGAACTCGATTTGCTCAACTGAAGATCTTGATAGACTTCAGAACTGACGTTCGTTCCCTTACGCCTACTCAGAATTGCAATTTCTTCTCCGTACCTACTCGCCTGAGCGGATTTGTATAACGTATTTTCCGCTCGTTTCAGCTCATGATGTGTCATGTGATCACCATCACCATTCCAACCATCACCATTTACTACAGCGTTGTCTTTCATTTCAGATGTTTTACGTTTACCGCACAGCACGAACCTCCAAACGTATACAGTCGCTCTCAACATTCTTTCCCATTTGGAGAATCTTGACGCATCTACTACTTCCTTCGGAACATATAGCCGGTGTGCGAAACATCCTCGTACTTCTTCTTCAACGTTCGGCTCGGGAATCTCGCCCTCGTGCCAAAGTTCCTCTGGATGCTTCAAGAAGGTGGGCCCGCTATACCATATGGATTTGGATGAGAAATTAGGTCCTGAACTCCATTTCGTTGCTTTGTCTGCAGGATTTTGCTTGGAGGATATTTTCTTCCATTCCGATATTTCCGACTTTGAAAGTATCTCCCCTATTCTAAAGGCGACAAACTGTTTGTATCGCCTGTGATCCGATCGTATCCAGGATAAAACCGTGGCAGAATCAGACCAGAAGACTCTCCTATTTATGAACAAAGTGTGATTCGCAGCGATAGCCTTTGCGAGTCTAGTCCCAAGAACTGCAGCTTGGAGCTCCAGACGTGGTATCGACATCGGTTTGATTGGTGCTACTTTTGTTTTACCTCCAATTAATGCACATTGGAAGCGTCCACAGATATACGCTCGGAAATAGCCCACTGCTGCATAGGCCTTATCACTGGCGTCCACAAAAATATGAAGCTCAATGTTGTCCGGCTGCTTTAGTACCGAGGGGCAATCAACTGCATAAATCAGTTGAATTGTAAATACATGCATctaaaaatacatttaaaaatacctgaaaaatacaaaaattctttttaatacTTCAATTCGAAATAATTCATCAATACGCCGACAATTCGTCAATACGATTTAAAGTACAATTTTAATACCTGATTAATACGCCGACTGACCAAAAATACGTCAATACCTATCAATACCAATCTGTTATTTTGACAGATGTGGACTTATTGTTTTGAAGAAGAAAATCACGCACGCAAATAACTCGCGAAGGCACGTAATCTTGATTCCACTATTATTACCAGGATTATTACCGATTGATTCGATCATCGGTATCTGCAGCAAGGAAAATGGACACAACTGAGTTGGACATCgataattccttttgaaatattgTGGAGGAGGTCCTTGGAGAACCAATCCCCAGCAGCGGATCCGTTGCTCATAAAAAATGAACAATGTATGAAACATCATCCTAAAACTTTTATATTGTGTCcgtttgccgtttttcatacttTTGCTGAAAATGTTTGATATATCTtgaattttatcatatttttaagTTTCGGCCATATTGATTCACAaagtaaaaaatgaattttcggTAAGAAATTGATATTTGAATATCTTTCCTATATCATGCAGTGACAGGTATTCTCTGAAAGTCTCGATGGCAAAAAAGGCACCGGACTTTGGTTGATAaattattgtctatccggaaaaaAGTTAAGCCGCTtgttataccgaagttggatttttctccagatacagtcaaccagggttgggaaaaatcaaattttcgaaaaatcgagaatgatcaaactcacccgcgattttacttttgaattatcaagtgattaaaactcgccagcgattaagaatcgtttgaaaatcgtatcttgatttgaagcatttaccgttaccttTTAAACGATTTTTCCTTACTAGCACGAaactataacgccaaatagaaggtataacgggactgttgacaattagctattattagtgaagattaatgattgaatgaaaattctgtgtttattatcgtttgagtccaaaatttgagtagttgtcgccagcgacaactcgccttctgttttcacgtgaaaagttttcacatgaaaattgcaatcatgatcgtctgataatgattaagcacaacactgcagtcaactttcccaactttgGAAATAGTGCGctagattcgcctaaagatgcgctaaacaacgcatcaattagtttgacagataaaacttcggaagaaagttcgattcggaagtcccgacttccgaattctaagttggtgctacgccgacaatatcaataatttttttttcgtgctttgttttggaaataatttgagatttttccctCCCTCCCTTCCATTGCTATTTGTCAACTTGAGCGAAGCATAGCCGCTATTCCCTCCTCTCTGTTCCTCTACTGTGGAAATTCATAAAGAACTGTCTTTGGATGTATGAAggattttgcttcgacttcgcgaatagccgaaacgaaaaaaatacctTCAACAATACGCAAAACAAAATACACGTAAAATACAAATTATGATGAACTTAATACACTACaatacaaaaatacacaaaaatacTTCAATACGTGAAAAAATACGGAAATACAAAATAATTCCTCAATACCCGTTCCATGTAATTGTCAGCGGCAATAGCAACACAGCGTATTCATTGTCTGAATACTGCGGAGGTACTATGCCTTTTCAAGAAAATCAGGAAAAATTGTAACTGAACAATGaacatttaaaacataatttttcataaggaTGTAGGTAATAAAAGTTCAATTCAGGCAGATGAATCGTAAATACGTAAGTTGACAGCCCCTCGTTTAGTACTGGAAAATAACATCTTGGAACCTGTACTTCTTCTAGTCGGGGAAATACCTCTACCCACCGTGACCACTGCTCCATCAAGG comes from Armigeres subalbatus isolate Guangzhou_Male chromosome 2, GZ_Asu_2, whole genome shotgun sequence and encodes:
- the LOC134209542 gene encoding uncharacterized protein LOC134209542 codes for the protein MKDNAVVNGDGWNGDGDHMTHHELKRAENTLYKSAQASRYGEEIAILSRRKGTNVSSEVYQDLQLSKSSSLFKLSPFLDDDGLLRSEGRSGAAYYLSYDAKNTIILPKEHCITYLVVEWYHRRYLHANRETVVNELKQKFHIPNVRSLVDKVKRDCFYCRFKTASPVIPKMAPLPAARLESFCRPFQFVGIDYFGPLTVKVGRRLEKRWVALFTCLVIRAVHLEVTHSLSTESCKMAIRRFIAIRGAPQEIYSANGSNFVGASRELQTQINNGDLANTFTNCYTKWKFNPPAAPHMGGVWERLVRSVKLALESMMLSKSPNDETLLTVLKEAQAIVNSRPLTFVSLDTKDDEALTPNHFLMLSSNGVVQPTKSMNASSSVCRTDWDLARSMTDQFWRRWVKEYLPIITRRTK